In Triticum aestivum cultivar Chinese Spring chromosome 5B, IWGSC CS RefSeq v2.1, whole genome shotgun sequence, the following proteins share a genomic window:
- the LOC123111564 gene encoding putative FBD-associated F-box protein At5g56390 — protein MRDGLRPRRQPPPPAKETRAAGSGPNTSKKRKLAGHQHREEVPTAAVGLHIHGEVLAPPPGGPDPKSTDKPPAGGEVDGGAVDRISNLHDDNLRHIVSLLPVKDGARTQILASRWRHLWRSAPLNLDYREFPSGCLPPYIDSRIAVISHILSSHPGPGRRFCIEPCYLHAPEATVDAWLRSAALDKLQELETGSTICIDPPPASTFRFSATLCVATLGKCSLPDDIVQGLHFPLLKQLGLDSVRITEFSLHRLIAGCTPALECLLIDRCSGFRSVRINSLSLVSIGVRPECYCAIPFRELIIENTPCLERLLHLDFSIGIHVSIVSAPKLQTLGCLSDVTLPTFAESLSGISGGFRNSDKDRLPMFVFGSTVIKGPRVDKLTTAVRSVKTLAVQMGTLSLDTVIELMRCFPSLEKMYIQPRSEGENNVWRRKHRNFIRSFEIPIKTIALECYEGSKSEVDFVTFFVLNARLLELMTFHIQSHVYTEEFFAEQRRELQLEKKASKGAQFHFTVGRCVRSVWTMRHVRDLGLMDPFAC, from the exons ATGCGAGATGGTCTCCGGCCGCGGCGCCAGCCGCCTCCGCCGGCCAAGGAGACGAGGGCGGCCGGTTCCGGTCCTAATACTTCCAAGAAGAGGAAGCTAGCGGGACACCAGCACCGTGAAGAGGTGCCGACGGCGGCAGTGGGCCTGCACATCCACGGAGAGGTGCTAGCGCCGCCGCCGGGGGGGCCAGATCCGAAATCGACGGACAAGCCGCCCGCCGGAGGGGAGGTAGACGGAGGAGCCGTCGACCGCATCAGCAACCTCCACGACGATAACCTCCGCCACATCGTCTCCCTCCTCCCcgtcaaggacggcgcccgcacccaGATTCTCGCGTCCCGGTGGCGCCACCTCTGGCGCTCCGCCCCTCTCAATCTCGATTACCGTGAGTTCCCCTCCGGCTGCTTGCCCCCTTACATCGATTCCCGCATTGCCGTCATCTCGCACATCCTTTCCTCCCACCCGGGGCCGGGCCGCCGCTTCTGCATCGAACCGTGCTACCTCCACGCCCCGGAGGCTACCGTCGACGCCTGGCTCCGGTCCGCCGCTCTGGACAAATTGCAGGAGCTTGAGACCGGCTCTACTATATGCATTGACCCGCCGCCAGCGTCCACATTCCGCTTCTCGGCCACCCTCTGTGTTGCCACCTTGGGAAAATGCAGCCTCCCTGACGACATCGTCCAAGGGCTTCACTTTCCCCTCCTTAAGCAGCTCGGGCTCGATAGTGTCCGCATCACAGAGTTCTCGTTGCACAGGTTGATTGCCGGATGCACACCTGCTCTGGAGTGCTTGCTGATCGACCGATGCTCTGGCTTCCGTAGCGTCCGGATCAACTCCCTTAGCCTTGTAAGCATCGGTGTGCGTCCAGAATGCTATTGTGCCATCCCATTTCGGGAACTCATCATCGAGAATACCCCTTGTCTTGAGAGGTTGCTCCATCTTGATTTTTCCATTGGTATCCATGTATCAATAGTCTCCGCGCCGAAGTTGCAGACCCTAGGCTGCCTTTCTGATGTCACCTTGCCTACATTTGCGGAGAGCTTAAGCGGCATTTCTGGTGGGTTTCGTAACTCAGATAAGGATCGTCTTCCCATGTtcgtgtttggctccacagttattAAG GGACCACGTGTTGATAAGCTGACAACGGCAGTGCGGTCAGTCAAGACTTTAGCTGTACAGATGGGAACTCTTAGTCTGGATACAGTTATTGAGTTGATGAGATGCTTTCCATCCTTGGAGAAGATGTACATTCAG CCACGGTCAGAAGGGGAAAACAATGTATGGCGTCGTAAGCACCgcaatttcatcagaagttttgaGATTCCTATAAAGACAATAGCATTGGAATGTTATGAGGGCTCCAAGTCTGAAGTTGACTTTGTCACATTCTTCGTACTGAACGCGAGACTGTTGGAGTTGATGACATTTCACATTCAGTCCCATGTTTACACGGAGGAGTTCTTTGCAGAGCAGCGCAGGGAGCTTCAGCTGGAGAAAAAGGCTTCCAAAGGTGCCCAGTTTCATTTTACAGTCGGTAGATGTGTCCGCAGTGTTTGGACTATGCGTCATGTGCGTGATTTGGGTTTAATGGACCCATTCGCATGTTGA